One stretch of Microvirga lotononidis DNA includes these proteins:
- a CDS encoding efflux RND transporter periplasmic adaptor subunit, with the protein MKRRIVVALVFILAIGLCAGLIWFNFFRDKMITQFFATMQQPPQVISAAKVEAKTWTPSISAIGTAKAANGVELAFETAGIVSEIKFKANQNVRQGEVLVQLDDSVERADIQDVQANVKTAESSFERAKTLSSRGYGTEANLDQASALLAAARSRLARLQATIEQKALKAPFSGVIGIPRVDVGQYLQPGTVIASFQDLSSMKVDFTVPEQRAGEVRLGQEIHLGTTEGNLPFKGRVIGKDPRVDPKTRLVAVQALVEDNKDGAILPGQFLHVEVILPEQPNVMTVPQTAVIASLYGDYVYTIDEEQKDGKPVLVAKQVFVKTGRRRGGALEIVSGVNAGQQVVASGQNKLQSGAAVKIDNTIDVTKLDASKLASGQ; encoded by the coding sequence ATGAAACGGCGCATCGTAGTTGCTCTCGTCTTTATTCTTGCAATCGGACTTTGCGCCGGCCTGATCTGGTTCAACTTCTTCCGCGACAAGATGATCACCCAGTTTTTCGCCACCATGCAGCAGCCGCCGCAGGTGATCTCGGCCGCCAAGGTCGAGGCCAAGACCTGGACGCCGAGCATCAGCGCCATCGGCACGGCCAAGGCCGCCAACGGCGTGGAGCTGGCTTTCGAGACGGCGGGCATCGTCAGCGAGATCAAGTTCAAGGCGAACCAGAACGTGCGCCAGGGTGAGGTCCTCGTCCAGCTCGACGACTCGGTCGAGCGCGCGGACATCCAGGATGTTCAGGCGAACGTCAAGACCGCCGAGAGCAGCTTCGAGCGCGCCAAGACGCTTTCGTCCCGCGGTTACGGTACGGAAGCCAATCTCGATCAGGCCAGCGCCCTGCTCGCGGCGGCGCGCTCCCGTCTGGCGCGCCTGCAGGCGACCATCGAGCAGAAGGCCCTGAAGGCGCCCTTCTCGGGCGTGATCGGCATTCCGCGGGTCGATGTCGGACAGTACCTGCAGCCCGGAACGGTCATTGCGAGCTTCCAGGATCTGTCGTCGATGAAGGTCGACTTCACCGTGCCGGAGCAGCGCGCCGGCGAGGTCAGGCTCGGCCAGGAGATCCATCTCGGCACCACCGAGGGCAACTTGCCCTTCAAGGGCCGCGTCATCGGCAAGGACCCGCGCGTCGACCCCAAGACCCGGCTCGTCGCAGTCCAGGCTCTCGTCGAGGACAACAAGGACGGGGCCATCCTTCCCGGCCAGTTCCTCCATGTGGAGGTGATCCTGCCGGAGCAGCCCAACGTCATGACCGTGCCGCAGACGGCCGTGATCGCCAGCCTCTACGGCGATTACGTGTACACGATCGACGAGGAGCAGAAGGACGGCAAGCCGGTGCTGGTGGCCAAGCAGGTCTTCGTGAAGACCGGCCGGCGCCGGGGCGGCGCTCTCGAGATCGTCTCGGGAGTCAATGCGGGTCAGCAGGTTGTCGCCTCCGGGCAGAACAAGCTGCAGTCCGGCGCGGCGGTCAAGATCGACAACACCATTGATGTGACGAAGCTCGACGCGTCCAAGCTGGCGAGCGGGCAATAG
- a CDS encoding TetR/AcrR family transcriptional regulator: protein MLFPCTRGRKSSREKILDAAAELVAEIGAGRLTLDAVAEKAGLSKGGLLYNFPTKEALLQGMIQRMIEQVTSEKEALRETVEPGPNLEARVVTKTLLNICCGGKMQEFATGMMAATAENPGLLDPVRQVISNTLDQLKANSDDLDAALLGWLATEGLSNLEMHNLSPFTDEDRDRIVKAIDRVVVKGIAE from the coding sequence ATGCTGTTTCCCTGTACCAGAGGTCGCAAGAGTTCCCGCGAGAAGATCCTCGACGCGGCGGCGGAGCTCGTCGCCGAAATCGGCGCCGGCCGGCTCACCCTGGATGCCGTGGCCGAGAAGGCCGGACTCAGCAAGGGCGGGCTTCTGTACAACTTTCCCACGAAGGAAGCCCTGCTGCAGGGCATGATCCAGCGTATGATCGAGCAGGTCACCTCCGAGAAGGAGGCCTTGCGGGAAACGGTCGAGCCCGGACCGAATCTGGAAGCTCGCGTGGTCACGAAGACCCTGCTCAACATCTGTTGCGGCGGCAAGATGCAGGAATTCGCCACAGGCATGATGGCGGCCACGGCCGAGAATCCCGGCCTCCTCGACCCGGTCCGTCAGGTGATCAGCAACACCTTGGATCAGCTGAAGGCCAATTCGGACGATCTCGATGCCGCCCTGTTGGGCTGGCTCGCGACCGAAGGTCTCAGCAACCTCGAGATGCACAATCTCAGCCCGTTCACCGACGAGGACCGCGACCGGATCGTGAAGGCCATCGACCGGGTCGTGGTCAAGGGCATCGCCGAGTAA
- a CDS encoding CaiB/BaiF CoA transferase family protein, with amino-acid sequence MMKPLEGLKVLELARILAGPWVGQLLADLGADVVKVERPGAGDDTRGWGPPFVEGAEGEHLSAAYFHSCNRGKRSIAVDFETPEGQELVRKLASHADVVIENFKVGGLKKYGLDYESLKAVNPRLVYCSITGFGQDGPYASRAGYDFMIQGLGGIMDLTGDPDGEPQKIGVAYVDIFTGVYSVVGILAALRKRDVTGEGAHLDMALLDVQTSVLANQAMNYLASGKSPRRMGNAHPNIVPYQVFPVADGHVIVAVGNDGQFGRFVSVLGRPELAQDERFRTNAGRVGHRAELVPVLTELTLHFTREDLLAALEKQGVPAGPINTVADVFDDPQVIARGMKIDLSSQAARGGAIPSVRSPIVMDGQAMAASRPSPRLGEHTDEVLGDPSWIA; translated from the coding sequence ATCATGAAGCCGCTCGAAGGCCTCAAGGTCCTGGAGCTCGCGCGCATTCTCGCGGGTCCCTGGGTCGGTCAGCTTCTCGCCGATCTCGGCGCCGACGTGGTGAAGGTGGAACGGCCCGGCGCCGGGGACGATACCCGCGGCTGGGGGCCGCCCTTCGTGGAAGGCGCGGAGGGCGAGCATCTCTCGGCCGCCTATTTCCACTCCTGCAATCGCGGCAAGCGCTCCATCGCGGTCGATTTCGAAACGCCCGAGGGGCAGGAGCTCGTGCGCAAGCTCGCGTCCCATGCGGATGTGGTGATCGAGAACTTCAAGGTCGGCGGCCTGAAGAAGTACGGGCTCGACTACGAGAGCCTCAAAGCCGTCAATCCGCGCCTCGTCTATTGCTCGATCACCGGCTTCGGACAGGACGGCCCCTATGCCTCCCGGGCCGGCTACGACTTCATGATCCAGGGCCTCGGCGGCATCATGGACTTGACGGGAGATCCCGACGGCGAGCCGCAGAAGATCGGCGTGGCCTATGTGGACATCTTCACCGGTGTCTATTCCGTCGTCGGAATCCTGGCGGCCCTCCGCAAGCGCGACGTCACGGGCGAGGGGGCTCACCTCGACATGGCGCTCCTCGACGTGCAGACGAGCGTGCTGGCCAATCAGGCCATGAACTATCTGGCCTCCGGAAAGTCGCCCCGGCGCATGGGCAATGCCCATCCCAACATCGTGCCCTATCAGGTGTTTCCGGTGGCCGACGGCCATGTGATCGTGGCGGTGGGCAATGACGGCCAGTTCGGCCGATTCGTGTCGGTGCTCGGACGGCCGGAGCTGGCGCAGGACGAGCGTTTCAGGACCAATGCGGGCCGCGTCGGCCATCGCGCCGAACTCGTGCCCGTGCTGACCGAGCTCACGCTCCACTTCACCCGCGAGGATCTCCTGGCGGCTTTGGAAAAGCAGGGAGTTCCGGCCGGGCCCATCAACACGGTGGCGGATGTCTTCGACGATCCGCAGGTGATCGCCCGGGGCATGAAGATCGACCTGTCCTCGCAGGCGGCCAGGGGCGGGGCCATCCCGTCCGTCCGGTCACCCATCGTGATGGACGGGCAGGCGATGGCGGCCAGCCGGCCCTCGCCGCGCCTGGGCGAGCATACGGACGAGGTCTTGGGCGATCCGTCCTGGATCGCCTGA
- the dapB gene encoding 4-hydroxy-tetrahydrodipicolinate reductase codes for MSIRITLAGSTGWVGKALVAAIAAADDLVLVGAVSRSAAGQDAGEAAGLPRQGVTVSATLEEALAVPSDVVIDYTKPGAVKAHALTALTQGRHVVIGTSGLSGGDYADLDRYALAAERGVLAAGNFSITATLLRRFALEAARYVPDVEVIDYASAKKPDTPSGTARELAELLSEVRLPATSKAVDELAGVKETRGGALGTREPVQVHSLRMPSFVLSCEAVFGADNERLVIRHDAGASAAPYVAGTLLAARRVSSFIGLKRGLDAVMD; via the coding sequence ATGTCAATCCGGATCACTCTGGCGGGATCGACCGGTTGGGTCGGCAAGGCCCTCGTGGCGGCGATCGCAGCCGCCGACGACCTCGTGCTTGTGGGGGCCGTCAGCCGCAGCGCCGCCGGCCAGGATGCGGGCGAGGCCGCAGGGTTGCCTCGCCAGGGTGTTACGGTCAGCGCGACCCTCGAAGAGGCGCTCGCCGTGCCCTCCGACGTGGTGATCGACTACACAAAGCCCGGAGCCGTGAAGGCGCATGCCCTGACAGCCCTGACACAGGGCCGGCACGTGGTCATCGGCACGTCTGGTCTCTCGGGCGGGGATTACGCGGATCTCGACCGCTATGCGCTCGCGGCGGAGCGCGGGGTGCTCGCAGCTGGCAATTTCTCGATTACAGCGACCCTCCTGCGCCGCTTCGCCCTGGAGGCAGCCCGCTACGTGCCCGACGTGGAGGTCATCGACTATGCGTCCGCCAAGAAGCCCGACACGCCCTCCGGCACGGCCCGGGAACTGGCGGAGCTTCTCAGCGAGGTGCGCCTGCCCGCGACGTCGAAGGCGGTCGATGAACTGGCTGGCGTGAAGGAGACCCGCGGCGGCGCCCTTGGGACGAGGGAGCCGGTGCAGGTCCATTCCCTGCGCATGCCGTCCTTCGTCCTGTCCTGCGAGGCGGTGTTCGGGGCCGACAACGAGCGGCTGGTGATCCGCCACGATGCGGGCGCGTCGGCAGCTCCCTATGTGGCCGGCACGCTTCTGGCCGCCCGTCGCGTTTCGTCCTTCATCGGATTGAAGCGCGGCCTCGATGCCGTGATGGATTGA
- a CDS encoding acyl-CoA dehydrogenase — protein MAGAQEYAKFKWDDPFLLDDLLTDDERMIRDTARAYAQDRLLPRVIEAYREEKTDRGIFNEMGELGLLGVTLPEEYGCAGASYVAYGLVAREVERVDSGYRSMMSVQSSLVMYPIYAYGSEEQRRKYLPKLASGEFVGCFGLTEPDAGSDPAGMKTRAVKTDGGYRLIGSKMWISNSPIADVFVVWAKSEAHDNQIRGFVLDKGMKGLSAPKIGGKLSLRASITGEIVMDNVEVGEDALLPNVSGLKGPFGCLNRARYGISWGSLGAAEDCWHRARQYTLDRKQFDRPLAATQLVQKKLADMMTEITLGLHASLRVGRLFDEGRVAPEMISLVKRNNCGKALDIARQARDMHGGNGIQEEYHVMRHAQNLETVNTYEGTHDVHALILGRAQTGLQAFF, from the coding sequence ATGGCCGGTGCTCAGGAATATGCGAAGTTCAAATGGGATGACCCATTCCTCCTCGACGATCTGCTCACCGACGACGAGCGCATGATCCGCGATACGGCCCGCGCCTATGCCCAGGACAGGCTCCTGCCGCGGGTGATCGAGGCCTATCGCGAGGAGAAGACCGACCGCGGCATCTTCAACGAGATGGGCGAGCTGGGCCTCCTCGGCGTAACGCTGCCGGAGGAATACGGCTGCGCGGGCGCTTCCTACGTGGCCTACGGCCTCGTGGCCCGCGAGGTTGAGCGGGTCGATTCCGGCTACCGCTCCATGATGAGCGTGCAGTCCTCCCTGGTCATGTACCCTATCTACGCCTACGGCTCCGAGGAGCAGCGCCGGAAGTACCTGCCCAAGCTCGCCTCGGGCGAGTTCGTCGGTTGCTTCGGCCTGACCGAGCCGGATGCGGGCTCCGACCCGGCCGGTATGAAGACCCGCGCGGTGAAGACGGATGGCGGCTATCGCCTCATCGGCTCCAAGATGTGGATTTCCAACTCCCCCATCGCGGATGTCTTCGTGGTCTGGGCCAAGTCCGAGGCGCACGACAACCAGATCCGCGGCTTCGTGCTGGACAAGGGCATGAAGGGCCTCTCGGCCCCGAAGATCGGCGGCAAGCTTTCGCTCCGCGCCTCGATCACCGGCGAGATCGTCATGGACAATGTCGAGGTGGGCGAGGATGCGCTGCTTCCCAACGTGTCGGGCCTGAAGGGGCCGTTCGGCTGCCTCAACCGGGCGCGCTACGGCATTTCCTGGGGCTCCCTGGGGGCTGCCGAGGATTGCTGGCACCGTGCCCGGCAGTATACGCTCGACCGCAAGCAGTTCGACCGGCCGCTCGCCGCGACCCAGCTCGTGCAGAAGAAGCTTGCTGACATGATGACCGAGATCACCCTCGGCCTTCACGCCTCCCTGCGGGTCGGCCGCCTCTTCGACGAGGGTCGGGTGGCGCCGGAGATGATCTCGCTGGTCAAGCGCAACAATTGCGGCAAGGCCCTCGATATCGCCCGCCAGGCCCGCGACATGCACGGCGGAAATGGTATCCAAGAGGAATATCATGTCATGCGCCATGCGCAGAACCTGGAAACCGTGAATACCTACGAGGGTACGCACGACGTCCACGCGCTTATTCTGGGCCGGGCGCAGACGGGCCTGCAGGCGTTCTTCTGA
- a CDS encoding LysR family transcriptional regulator: MNVFRRGFLPNVGNLLAFEATARHGSVSRAAEELNLTQSAVSRQIQQLEESLGVSLFSRSRQRVVLTDVGRMYASQVRSTLSELSDATHQAIALSGTSGVLNLATLPTFGTRWLIPRIPAFFARHPGATVNFGVRLVPFDFAADPFDAAIHFGEPHWPGAVCELLRNEEVVPVCSPAYRERENLRAPQDLTRATLLQQSTRPTAWAEWFASVGVSVGNPLRGPRFEQFAMVAQAAAAGLGAALIPNFLIADELASGRLEILFPQSLVSGGAYYLVYPEHKAETPLLRSFRDWILSEIRQG; the protein is encoded by the coding sequence ATGAATGTGTTTCGTCGCGGCTTTCTGCCCAATGTGGGCAACCTCCTGGCCTTCGAGGCCACAGCCCGCCATGGCAGCGTATCGAGAGCCGCCGAGGAGCTGAACCTGACCCAGAGCGCCGTTTCGCGCCAGATCCAGCAGCTGGAGGAATCCCTCGGCGTCTCCCTGTTCAGCCGCTCCCGCCAGCGGGTCGTGCTCACCGATGTAGGGCGCATGTATGCCTCGCAGGTTCGCAGCACCCTGTCCGAACTCTCGGACGCGACCCATCAGGCCATTGCGCTCTCGGGCACGAGCGGGGTCCTGAACCTGGCCACCCTGCCGACCTTCGGCACCCGTTGGCTCATTCCGCGCATCCCCGCCTTTTTCGCCCGGCACCCTGGCGCGACGGTCAATTTCGGCGTGCGCCTCGTCCCTTTCGATTTCGCCGCCGACCCCTTCGATGCGGCCATTCATTTCGGTGAGCCGCATTGGCCGGGGGCGGTCTGCGAATTGCTGCGGAACGAGGAGGTCGTGCCGGTCTGCAGCCCGGCCTATCGGGAGCGGGAGAACCTGCGCGCACCGCAGGATCTCACCCGCGCCACCCTGCTTCAGCAGAGCACACGCCCGACGGCCTGGGCGGAGTGGTTCGCCAGCGTCGGCGTGAGCGTCGGCAATCCGCTGCGCGGCCCGCGCTTCGAGCAATTCGCCATGGTGGCCCAGGCGGCCGCGGCGGGGCTCGGGGCCGCGCTCATCCCCAACTTCCTCATCGCCGACGAGCTGGCGTCCGGCCGCCTCGAGATCCTGTTCCCCCAAAGCCTCGTCAGCGGCGGCGCCTATTATCTCGTCTATCCGGAGCACAAGGCAGAGACGCCACTCCTGCGCTCCTTCCGCGACTGGATCCTGAGCGAGATCCGTCAGGGATAG
- a CDS encoding multidrug effflux MFS transporter, with the protein MKSAFLRNALVLGMLSAVGPFAIDMYLPSFPAIAREFQVDVSAVQMSLMSFFLAVAVCQIVYGPLSDRFGRKPPLYFGLGLFILAGIGCSFAPNVETLIAFRFLQGVGSCAAMVIPRAIIRDLHTGHEAARLMATTMLVFSVSPILAPLAGSTLTAFFSWRAIFWAIAVIGLAGLAVVLFLLPETHKPNEGRKGIGHAFSTYRGLLKDRRFLGLAFIGGFSQASFFAYLAGSSVIFIEHYGLTPSAYSMVFASNAIAFIGSAQFNSFFMRRFGAERVVRTAISCFAALVILLFVLTILGVDNVYVLWGLLFVSFGCLGYVIPSTAVLALEEHGPVAGTASALMGTLQLSTGAVIIVLVSAFYNGTPLSMVSAIVVCGIVAFTLSFRIMKPKRVYP; encoded by the coding sequence ATGAAGTCCGCCTTTTTGCGCAACGCGCTCGTCCTCGGCATGCTCTCGGCTGTCGGGCCCTTTGCCATCGACATGTACCTGCCGTCCTTTCCGGCCATCGCCCGCGAGTTCCAGGTGGATGTCAGCGCCGTGCAGATGAGCCTGATGAGCTTCTTCCTGGCGGTGGCGGTCTGTCAGATCGTCTACGGGCCGCTCTCGGACCGGTTCGGCCGCAAGCCGCCGCTCTATTTCGGTCTGGGCCTTTTCATTCTGGCAGGCATCGGCTGCAGCTTCGCACCCAATGTGGAAACCCTCATCGCCTTCCGTTTCCTCCAGGGCGTCGGGTCCTGCGCGGCCATGGTCATTCCCCGGGCCATCATCCGCGATCTGCATACCGGCCATGAGGCGGCCCGACTGATGGCGACGACGATGCTGGTCTTCAGCGTCTCTCCCATCCTGGCGCCGCTCGCCGGCAGCACCCTGACGGCCTTCTTCAGCTGGCGGGCGATTTTCTGGGCCATCGCCGTGATCGGCCTTGCCGGTCTTGCCGTGGTCCTCTTCCTGCTGCCGGAGACGCATAAGCCGAACGAGGGACGCAAAGGAATCGGACATGCCTTCTCCACCTATCGAGGCCTTTTGAAGGACCGTCGCTTCCTGGGTCTCGCCTTCATCGGCGGCTTCAGCCAGGCCAGCTTCTTTGCCTATCTCGCCGGCTCGTCGGTCATCTTCATCGAGCATTACGGCCTCACGCCGTCCGCCTACAGCATGGTCTTCGCGTCGAACGCCATCGCGTTCATCGGCAGCGCGCAGTTCAACAGCTTCTTCATGCGCCGCTTCGGCGCCGAAAGGGTGGTGAGAACCGCGATCTCCTGCTTCGCCGCGCTGGTTATCCTGCTGTTCGTGCTGACCATCCTGGGCGTTGACAACGTGTATGTTCTCTGGGGCCTGCTCTTCGTCTCCTTCGGTTGCCTCGGCTATGTCATTCCCTCGACGGCCGTTCTCGCGCTCGAGGAACATGGTCCGGTGGCCGGGACGGCCTCGGCGCTCATGGGAACGCTCCAACTCAGCACGGGCGCGGTGATCATCGTGCTCGTCAGCGCCTTCTACAACGGCACTCCGCTCTCGATGGTCAGCGCCATCGTGGTCTGTGGAATCGTCGCGTTCACCCTGAGCTTCCGTATCATGAAGCCGAAGCGCGTCTATCCCTGA
- the bcsN gene encoding cellulose biosynthesis protein BcsN yields the protein MPPNQTCLSIAHSVRRPGSIRPLLVGARKALSCVAAGAVLMAASACAGRSDLGYASLMSEVPATRAIVIPPPGGPSVVAVLQQQYQDGLSQEIALSTASRTTGQNAFYVSLLNNTAGNMEVPNSLSLPSMTPDRLQREMEERMPGVEMETSLVYVQNRFGPFGFATGRSSTGDLCLYAWQQIEPGEPAIFVPGGAISVRLRLCDADANVDQLLRVFYGYTIAAYYRQESWNPYGDPPSPPQHLGEKDAPMYPLGLGGSEGKATVVRRRTITERMQPVTPSVRVPRRTIDKDTVAPAVPSPAAQPEAAPTSGYPVVPPPPAQ from the coding sequence ATGCCTCCGAATCAGACGTGTCTCAGCATTGCCCATTCCGTGCGACGCCCGGGTTCCATCCGCCCGCTCCTGGTCGGGGCGCGCAAAGCGCTGAGCTGCGTTGCTGCCGGAGCCGTCCTGATGGCGGCATCCGCCTGTGCGGGGCGCTCGGACCTGGGCTATGCGAGCCTCATGTCCGAAGTTCCGGCAACGCGGGCCATCGTCATCCCGCCGCCCGGCGGCCCATCGGTGGTCGCTGTGCTGCAACAGCAATACCAGGACGGCCTTTCGCAGGAGATCGCTCTCTCGACGGCGTCCCGGACCACGGGCCAGAACGCCTTTTACGTGAGCCTGCTCAACAACACAGCAGGCAACATGGAAGTCCCGAATTCCCTGTCCTTGCCTTCCATGACCCCTGACCGCCTCCAGCGCGAAATGGAGGAGCGAATGCCGGGCGTGGAGATGGAAACCTCGCTCGTCTACGTGCAGAACCGATTCGGCCCCTTCGGCTTTGCCACCGGACGTTCCTCCACGGGCGACCTGTGCCTGTATGCCTGGCAGCAGATCGAGCCGGGCGAGCCCGCCATCTTCGTGCCGGGAGGAGCGATCTCCGTCCGCCTGCGCCTCTGCGATGCGGACGCCAACGTCGATCAGCTGCTGCGGGTTTTCTACGGCTACACGATCGCGGCGTATTACCGTCAGGAATCCTGGAACCCGTACGGGGATCCGCCCTCGCCGCCCCAACACCTCGGCGAGAAGGACGCTCCGATGTACCCGCTGGGCCTCGGCGGCAGCGAAGGAAAAGCCACGGTCGTCCGCCGAAGGACCATCACCGAGAGGATGCAGCCGGTTACGCCCTCGGTTCGGGTGCCCCGTCGCACCATCGACAAGGATACGGTCGCTCCTGCCGTCCCGTCTCCCGCTGCGCAGCCGGAAGCCGCTCCGACGAGCGGTTACCCCGTCGTGCCTCCGCCTCCTGCTCAGTAA